AAATGATCAaatttattgtttcttttaatgtattttttttcctcaGTAGCTGTAGTAGCTGTCTGAagcattaaaaaagaaaatgggaggaaaaaagaaaagaaaaggaaagagcaACGGTACTTCATGCCTTGAAAAATTTAATAGAGATCCGACCGTTACTTGTGCAGGTGCCGGCAATGCATTGGGAAAAATATGACCGTTGCTAAACTCAGGCGTTTTGCACCATTTAAATATCCCAACATTTATCGGCACCAGATCTGCCAAACTCTCTAACTCTTCTATCTGCGATCATCAAAATATTTGCCTCCTCATTGCTAACTCAATTGCTGGTTACCTTTTTGTTAATCGTGAATTCGCTGATATTCAAAGCACAGATTTTTCTGAGTTCTTTTAtccatcttttaatttagtTCTCCAATTATTGTTCATTTAATCGTCAACTTTTTTGCTTTCAAGCAACTCTGATCAAATGGCAGAAACGAAAGATGCCCATGTCGTAGTCGAAATCCCTGTAGACGAAGAGCATCAGCAGAAGCTCATCTCTGCAATGAGCACAACATCTTCAGCCATACAACACCATCCATTAATGGAGATCTCCCAAAGCCCAGGCCATCTCTTGCTTCTCAAGCTCTGGCAAAGAGAAGAAGATCTTTTTGGCCGCAAAATTGCCATAAAAGAATCCAGATTGGATAATATTAGAAAAGAAATATTTCAGCTGTGTtgtttttactttatttttcatGGGCTATtcttaacaatttcatttaCATCTTATAATTCAGACGAGAACCAGCACCGTAATATGTGCCACAGATGGTGGATCCCATCTGTTTTGAGCATGTGTACTTCTCTAGTTGTCGTGTTTTTGGTTCAGATGAAGCTTTTCAGGTACTGGAAAGTGACTAATCAGTTGCAGAGAGAGAAGAACGATAATCGAACACTTACAAGATGTATTCAAGAGCTGAGGATGAAGGGGGCTAGCTTTGATTTGTCTAAGGAGCCCCAGaatggaaaaagaatgaaaagctCTAGTGTGGAGATCAAATGGAAGCCCCTTTCTTCGCTCTCTCAGTATCTCATTACCCTTTGCCTGGTTTGTTTTGCAGGCTTGATCTTCCCCACCAGCAGATTCATCCTTTGTGCTTAGTTACTTCCctccattcaagcacatggagCGCCACAGAATCCATAAGATACAAGAGTTTAAAAACAAAACGGTTAAAAGGAAGAAATCATTATCTCCTATTCATTAGCCAAGGTAAGTTTCATTATCTCCTATTCATCAGCCAAGGCCGCAAGGCCGCTCGGCCTCTCCTTGTATTAGTAAGAACTAAGAAGGTGAATTTTATGTGGGGCTAATTTCTCCCTTGGGTTTCCAGACATAGTCCTACTTTTCAGAATCAAGAGCTACGAGGCTTGTAATCAATTTTGCATTGCTTATACACATTGGGGGTCCATCTCTTCAAGGGGGTGAAGCATCCTGGTCCGAACGTTACTGAAATATCCACGTCCAGAGTGTCTCGTCAAGCTTCTTGTACCGCATGCTTTGATCAATAATTACATGCATTTTGCTGCTGATAACGGTCGCTTAGAAGTTTACCTTTGGTGGTGTTCTACTGATTTGGATAAGAAACCTCAAAAGGTAGAGGCAACAACTGGTCTCCAACAGTTCACTTCCTAGTGGTTATTTTGGGTCACACAGCAGGTGCTTCTTCAAGACACTTTTGTGTTTGCAATTTGCAGCACTCAGATCAAGTTTCAAATGCAGTTTTTGCAACACTGCTTGTGTTCGAGTCTGTTATGCAAAGGGAAGGTCCGCTGAAATTAAgttgatattttatttttatgatgTGTTGGAGTCGAAGTCTCGCTAGTTCCAAGTCCCTtgcccctttctttttttgtttcacCGCAATTCTTACAGCAATAACCTCTGCGCCCCCAACtccaaaaaagataaaattagaAGAACGCTGATGAATGGCCCAATTTTCAGGCTTTTGATTCATGGTAACATGCTATGCAAGAAATCACTACTGATAAATGCCCAACCCTTGAATACACACTACCTCAAGAAGACAAAACTgaagataaataaaaataaacgtCCAAATGACAAATTGACCAAATATGGCCGCACTATCATAATAATATCCAAAATACACCAGCAATAGAATAGGGCAACAAACAGCATGCAGAAAAAAAGTATCCGAAACCTCAAATTGCCTCTTCAAATGACTTCTTCCTCCTCAGCAGTGCATCAGACAACTAGGCACTCTCAAAGCCAAATATCCGAAATATACCTGCAACAAAGTAGGGAAACGTTATTCAAATTTTGTAGCTACAAAACAACACCTTCTTAGTTTACAAAGAGAACAGGAAATCCAGTAACCTTCATCAGCCTGATATTTGTTCTTATCATCTCCTGCATATGCTAGTAAGTTGTGCTTTGGGTTCCATTCTACACTATTCATTGCAGCTCGACATGGAATTTGGTGAACTGTTCGTCCAGTTTGAACATTTGACTGACGCAGGAAAAGACATAAATGTTTACTGGATCAGAACTTAGTAACTTCAGAATTAAGCATCATCTACCAGCAGGAGACAACCACTAGAACAAAGTTTAGAAAAACATACAATATCAATAAACAAATCCTCACTGGCTGAAGCAATGTACTCTCCCGTGTGATTGAAACTTATTGTTCTAACTGGCCATCtgagaaaataaaacaaagtgTTTGAGTTACAGCTCTTTAAGAAAGTGCATGAAATCATTTCAGGTCTGGACAAACATAGGAAAGAAGACAAGCATATGCTCCAATTTTATTTATACAATTTCCTTATATGAGCAAGTGGTCAATGAATAAGATTGGggagttttctctctttcttaaTTTCATAGAAGGGAACGTGGAACAGAAGTACTTACTCAAGTTTCGTAAACGTGCGCAGACATAGCATCTCCTTGATATCCCAAAGACTGACCAAGGAATCAGCACTTCCAACAGCAACGTATCTGCACAAGGCAGCAAATTTCAAATTGATACACTTTGGATACACAAGttatttcaaatattattttgcttgcattataaacacattttccaaccacctttttatattttcaactacTATTTTATcccatatacatcacatcacaaaaagtgctacaatatATTATTCCAAATagtatttcaaataatctctatccaaacactcccCTTGGTTTGCATTGTTATTTGATCCATTACCACCCTGAAAGCTTGTAAAATTGTAACCAACAAAATATACTAGTTCCAAAACATTCTcaagggtttttttttatttttcacacTGAAAATTATGTATTAGAGTAGAAGCTGATAGCCAACAGAATATGCAGAGAAACACCTTCCTAATGGGTCAATGGCAATGCAGTAGCAACCAGCTGTATGAGCCATAAGGGTGTCAACTCGATCAAGAGATGGAT
Above is a genomic segment from Coffea eugenioides isolate CCC68of chromosome 5, Ceug_1.0, whole genome shotgun sequence containing:
- the LOC113770963 gene encoding uncharacterized protein LOC113770963, with the translated sequence MAETKDAHVVVEIPVDEEHQQKLISAMSTTSSAIQHHPLMEISQSPGHLLLLKLWQREEDLFGRKIAIKESRLDNIRKEIFQLCCFYFIFHGLFLTISFTSYNSDENQHRNMCHRWWIPSVLSMCTSLVVVFLVQMKLFRYWKVTNQLQREKNDNRTLTRCIQELRMKGASFDLSKEPQNGKRMKSSSVEIKWKPLSSLSQYLITLCLVCFAGLIFPTSRFILCA